A single Streptomyces sannanensis DNA region contains:
- a CDS encoding SUKH-4 family immunity protein yields the protein MVTFAQAQERAEEWFNGDVSAYQHREVRVREFELGFVVWAEDRPEGPTSGGGRQRLVIARDSGEATLWPGLPVGEVIRRYEEEYGAVAEAASPEPPARIDLNQTSFLLSPPEWLQDAADRMGIPGSPAEPQDASPGSGDGGAPSSGGARVADAWPGAPGSEGRAVAWPENGDGREPTDRDGVPASSTPWAGTDTNSGPDDASVPLPETVFAPPLSGSDDDAPPHAAEPGARTALLSGGSQLPTTAVAPAVPGAGDIADAVTSKAVAPPRGARGSSPMTPPPPPPPPGAPRLPGATPPGAAGGYVPTQLMSPVGPGAPQPPGPPGVPGTPPASGGGTPARGVHHEATVLAAPGQMGAGPSVPQPPGPPGVPGTPPASGGGTPARGVHHEATVLAAPGQMGAGPSVPQPPGPPGVPPGPPLPPQPPQGQRPQPPASGYPQQPAGQPTVGPGYQAVLRYRAADGTEQQLIRRSAPGTPHPEWQMLHELRAMNVPPQQVLELHTELESCELPGGYCARMIRETWPQVRITSVAPYGTDHASRRQGVQALLTHQGELHQVADGPARPAPVRAPLPQVQPAPLIPPEGIAHELLGAFGPQGVFRFDQRAVSRQGVPDVVGRTLVWAGLPVDMGPFFWAHAVPGQPVPTLAELAQQRGVQPAADAASYLVMGSDFGRAICVQYGTAHIVAVPVEAGPGGQPVPPQFVNSGLPEFVRCLAMLGRMWRLRFGLNPEQAGRWTVDFQVQLAALDPAALASPESWWSVLLEQMWDGLL from the coding sequence ATGGTGACGTTCGCGCAGGCACAGGAGCGCGCGGAAGAGTGGTTCAACGGCGACGTGTCCGCGTACCAGCACCGCGAGGTGCGAGTGCGGGAGTTCGAGCTGGGTTTCGTGGTGTGGGCGGAGGACCGCCCGGAGGGCCCGACGTCGGGCGGCGGCCGTCAGCGGCTGGTCATCGCGCGGGACAGCGGTGAGGCCACACTGTGGCCCGGCCTGCCGGTGGGCGAGGTGATCCGCCGGTACGAGGAGGAGTACGGCGCGGTGGCGGAGGCGGCGTCGCCGGAGCCGCCGGCCCGTATCGATCTGAACCAGACGTCGTTCCTGCTGAGCCCTCCGGAGTGGCTCCAGGACGCGGCGGACCGTATGGGCATCCCGGGTTCACCCGCGGAGCCCCAGGACGCGTCTCCCGGTTCCGGGGACGGGGGTGCTCCCTCGTCCGGCGGGGCCCGTGTGGCGGACGCGTGGCCCGGTGCTCCGGGCAGTGAGGGGCGGGCCGTGGCCTGGCCCGAGAACGGGGACGGCCGTGAGCCCACGGATCGGGACGGGGTGCCGGCTTCGTCGACGCCGTGGGCCGGCACCGACACCAACTCCGGTCCCGACGACGCTTCCGTACCGCTGCCGGAGACCGTGTTCGCGCCGCCGCTCTCCGGTTCGGACGACGACGCTCCGCCGCACGCTGCCGAGCCGGGGGCGAGGACCGCGTTGCTGTCCGGCGGCAGCCAGTTGCCGACGACGGCGGTGGCGCCCGCGGTGCCCGGTGCCGGTGACATCGCGGACGCGGTGACCAGCAAGGCCGTGGCCCCGCCGCGTGGCGCGCGGGGCAGCAGCCCGATGACTCCTCCTCCTCCGCCCCCGCCGCCCGGCGCTCCCCGTCTGCCGGGGGCGACTCCGCCGGGTGCGGCGGGCGGGTACGTACCGACGCAGCTGATGTCGCCGGTCGGCCCTGGTGCCCCGCAGCCGCCGGGTCCGCCCGGTGTGCCGGGTACTCCGCCTGCCTCCGGCGGGGGGACCCCCGCGCGTGGGGTGCATCACGAGGCGACGGTGCTGGCGGCGCCGGGGCAGATGGGTGCCGGTCCGAGCGTGCCGCAGCCGCCGGGTCCGCCCGGTGTGCCGGGTACTCCGCCTGCCTCCGGCGGGGGGACCCCCGCGCGTGGGGTGCATCACGAGGCGACGGTGCTGGCGGCGCCGGGGCAGATGGGTGCCGGTCCGAGCGTGCCGCAGCCGCCGGGTCCGCCCGGTGTGCCCCCCGGACCGCCGCTGCCGCCGCAGCCGCCGCAGGGGCAGCGGCCGCAGCCTCCGGCCTCCGGCTATCCGCAGCAGCCGGCCGGTCAGCCGACCGTCGGCCCCGGCTACCAGGCCGTGCTGCGCTATCGGGCCGCGGACGGCACCGAGCAGCAGCTCATCCGCCGTTCGGCGCCGGGCACCCCGCACCCGGAGTGGCAGATGCTGCACGAGCTGCGCGCCATGAACGTGCCGCCGCAGCAGGTGCTGGAGCTGCACACGGAGCTGGAGTCCTGCGAGCTGCCGGGCGGTTACTGCGCGCGGATGATCCGGGAGACCTGGCCGCAGGTGCGGATCACGAGTGTCGCCCCGTACGGCACGGATCATGCGAGCCGTCGCCAGGGCGTGCAGGCGCTGCTGACGCATCAGGGCGAGCTGCACCAGGTCGCGGACGGGCCGGCGCGGCCTGCGCCGGTGCGTGCGCCGCTGCCTCAGGTGCAGCCGGCGCCGCTGATCCCTCCGGAGGGGATCGCGCACGAACTCCTGGGCGCCTTCGGCCCGCAGGGCGTGTTCCGCTTCGACCAGCGGGCGGTGTCCCGGCAGGGTGTGCCGGACGTCGTGGGGCGCACTCTGGTGTGGGCGGGTCTGCCGGTGGACATGGGCCCGTTCTTCTGGGCGCACGCGGTGCCGGGGCAGCCGGTGCCGACGCTGGCGGAACTGGCGCAGCAGCGCGGGGTGCAGCCGGCGGCGGACGCGGCGTCGTACCTCGTGATGGGCAGCGACTTCGGCAGGGCGATCTGTGTCCAGTACGGGACGGCGCACATCGTGGCCGTGCCGGTGGAGGCGGGGCCCGGCGGGCAGCCGGTGCCGCCGCAGTTCGTGAACAGCGGGCTGCCGGAGTTCGTGCGCTGTCTGGCGATGCTGGGCCGCATGTGGCGGCTGCGTTTCGGGCTGAACCCGGAGCAGGCGGGCCGCTGGACGGTCGATTTCCAGGTGCAGCTGGCCGCGCTGGACCCGGCGGCGCTGGCATCGCCGGAGAGCTGGTGGTCAGTGCTGCTGGAGCAGATGTGGGACGGGCTGCTCTGA
- a CDS encoding SMI1/KNR4 family protein, with amino-acid sequence MTTGPIGLGAPPGPQGRGNAAPPNAAYAGQVVHFPDPVRASRHPGGVRVDENGFPDFSPYARAAAEIAEPPEGFGVDELRLTDYVSANAALSASGHELWDTVPAVATPHGWTWHHVPGARRMELVPVEVKALLRHHGGLATSGADQDKRGTRPLQETRPAHFAVPKGEVAVTEQQILGVEEDLGYRLPGAYRDFLKAAGGCAPVGAALDAELGLLVDQPFFTVRDAAAVNDLMYVNKCLRDHLTKDYLGVGFVQGGLLAVKVRGSGLGSVWFCPHDDGRDRNGWSVGERVERLLLPCGSDFDAFLQRLAGNPPELETVANLMVDGGFARAVPVSAEG; translated from the coding sequence ATGACGACAGGTCCGATCGGGCTGGGGGCACCTCCCGGCCCCCAGGGCCGGGGGAATGCCGCGCCACCGAACGCGGCCTACGCCGGGCAGGTCGTGCATTTCCCGGATCCGGTCCGGGCCTCCCGTCACCCCGGAGGGGTGCGGGTGGATGAGAACGGCTTTCCGGACTTCTCGCCGTACGCGCGTGCCGCCGCAGAGATCGCGGAGCCTCCGGAGGGCTTCGGTGTCGACGAGTTGAGGCTCACCGACTACGTTTCGGCCAATGCGGCGCTGTCGGCTTCCGGTCACGAGCTGTGGGACACGGTCCCGGCGGTGGCCACGCCGCACGGCTGGACGTGGCATCACGTGCCCGGGGCCCGGCGGATGGAGCTCGTACCGGTCGAGGTGAAGGCCCTGCTGCGGCATCATGGCGGGCTCGCGACGTCCGGTGCCGACCAGGACAAGCGGGGTACGCGGCCGCTCCAGGAGACCCGGCCGGCTCATTTCGCGGTGCCGAAGGGCGAGGTCGCGGTGACCGAGCAGCAGATCCTGGGCGTCGAGGAGGACCTCGGCTACCGGCTGCCGGGCGCCTACCGCGATTTCCTCAAGGCAGCGGGCGGTTGTGCGCCGGTGGGTGCGGCGCTGGACGCCGAGCTGGGGCTGCTGGTGGACCAGCCGTTCTTCACGGTGCGGGACGCGGCCGCGGTCAATGACCTGATGTACGTCAACAAGTGTCTGCGTGACCATCTGACGAAGGATTACCTGGGCGTCGGTTTCGTGCAGGGCGGGCTGTTGGCTGTCAAGGTGCGGGGATCGGGCCTCGGTTCGGTGTGGTTCTGCCCGCACGACGACGGCCGGGACCGCAACGGCTGGTCCGTGGGCGAGCGGGTCGAGCGGCTGCTGCTGCCGTGCGGCTCGGACTTCGACGCCTTTCTGCAGCGTCTGGCGGGCAATCCGCCGGAGCTGGAGACCGTGGCGAACCTGATGGTGGACGGCGGCTTCGCGCGTGCCGTCCCGGTCTCGGCGGAGGGGTGA
- a CDS encoding YwqJ-related putative deaminase, with amino-acid sequence MRTAQTSKSADPRLNWSSTGNDGPHPTLRHRRDGILPTVAAALSVRGTTLTCTAGRGDQPPALHPLVQDYLDTLTGNQRERFTGRCPEAILLSHHLTAAEAGRSKRAQRKPLTHGEARRALKNSKLTARRIREDGDPLHGSYAPPCRSCSALLDHFGVRPVDPTSASEKG; translated from the coding sequence ATGCGCACGGCACAGACAAGCAAATCGGCCGACCCACGCCTCAACTGGAGCAGCACCGGGAACGACGGCCCGCACCCCACGCTCCGTCACCGCCGCGACGGCATCCTGCCCACCGTCGCCGCCGCCCTCTCCGTCCGCGGCACCACCCTCACCTGCACCGCCGGCCGAGGCGACCAGCCACCCGCACTGCACCCGCTCGTCCAGGACTACCTCGACACCCTCACCGGCAACCAACGCGAACGCTTCACCGGACGCTGCCCCGAAGCGATCCTGCTCTCCCACCACCTCACCGCCGCCGAAGCCGGCCGATCCAAACGCGCCCAGCGCAAACCGCTCACCCACGGCGAAGCACGCCGCGCCCTCAAGAACTCCAAACTCACCGCCCGCCGCATCCGCGAGGACGGCGACCCCCTGCACGGCAGCTACGCCCCGCCCTGCCGCTCCTGCTCCGCGCTCCTCGACCATTTCGGCGTACGCCCCGTCGACCCGACCTCCGCCTCCGAGAAGGGCTGA
- a CDS encoding SUKH-3 domain-containing protein yields MPDTNTARFPVHVDAALRASGWQPGRWDIGQAENWADTLSAHISPAGHRHTVFPAAIEAWAEFGGLRITWPGPGRQNAVNPIRFDPLAGLHLARTLADLGRALDTEVAPLGEEGDAQAVLAIDAEGRVYSIDHTGDWYLGPGLDEALNTLLTGIQPVRLTSA; encoded by the coding sequence GTGCCGGACACCAACACCGCACGCTTCCCGGTCCACGTCGACGCCGCCCTGCGCGCCTCCGGCTGGCAGCCCGGCCGCTGGGACATCGGACAAGCCGAAAACTGGGCCGACACCCTCAGCGCCCACATCTCCCCCGCCGGGCACCGGCACACCGTCTTCCCCGCCGCCATCGAAGCCTGGGCCGAATTCGGCGGACTGCGCATCACCTGGCCCGGCCCCGGCCGGCAGAACGCGGTCAACCCCATCCGCTTCGACCCGCTCGCCGGACTCCACCTCGCCCGCACCCTCGCCGACCTCGGCCGCGCACTCGACACCGAGGTCGCCCCGCTCGGAGAGGAGGGCGACGCACAGGCCGTACTCGCCATCGACGCCGAAGGCCGCGTCTACAGCATCGACCACACCGGCGACTGGTACCTCGGCCCCGGCCTCGACGAGGCCCTCAACACACTCCTCACCGGAATCCAGCCGGTCCGTCTCACATCCGCCTGA
- a CDS encoding sensor histidine kinase, giving the protein MTATGASQDAAARTARRGWWWWDRRRSVALDVGLGLLSALECASEGVEFAGDAGLPVPAGVLFGLLVGAVLTLRRRWPIAVVLVSIAVTPAEMGYVMAVVGLYTLAASEVPRRIISVLAGMQLLGTFIVTFVELRRGLDGDTDFDPGLWYVPTLALFMSLGMAAPPLFFGLYIGARRRLMESLRERADSLERELSLLADRAEERAEWARREERTRIAREMHDVVAHRVSLMVVHATALQAVALKDPQKAVKNAALVGDMGRQALTELREMLGVLRSPVSKPKEEPAPAPEAQAVQAAQAARVAPAVEEAGPSLADLEALVGQSREAGMTVVLSVQGDPRLYAPVVEQTAYRVVQEALTNVHKHAAGAETWVRLAHRGGEVAMQVENGPSDAAARDAGLPSGGNGLVGMRERVTALGGVFVSGPTDAGGFRVSAVLPASG; this is encoded by the coding sequence ATGACCGCAACGGGGGCGAGCCAGGACGCCGCGGCGCGAACCGCGCGCCGCGGCTGGTGGTGGTGGGATCGGCGGCGCAGTGTCGCGCTGGACGTGGGGCTCGGGCTGCTCTCCGCGCTGGAATGTGCGAGCGAGGGGGTGGAATTCGCCGGGGATGCCGGGCTGCCTGTTCCGGCCGGGGTGCTGTTCGGGCTGCTCGTGGGGGCCGTGCTGACGCTGCGGCGGCGGTGGCCGATCGCCGTGGTGCTGGTGTCGATCGCGGTCACGCCGGCCGAGATGGGCTACGTGATGGCCGTCGTGGGGCTGTACACGCTGGCCGCTTCCGAGGTGCCGCGCCGGATCATCTCGGTGCTGGCCGGGATGCAGCTGTTGGGGACGTTCATCGTGACGTTCGTGGAGCTGCGGCGGGGCCTGGACGGTGACACCGATTTCGATCCGGGGCTCTGGTATGTGCCGACGCTGGCGCTGTTCATGTCGTTGGGGATGGCCGCGCCGCCGCTGTTCTTCGGGTTGTACATCGGGGCGAGGCGGCGGCTGATGGAGAGCCTGCGGGAGCGGGCGGACTCGTTGGAGCGGGAGTTGTCGCTGCTCGCGGACCGGGCCGAGGAGCGGGCGGAGTGGGCCCGTAGGGAGGAACGGACCCGGATAGCCCGGGAGATGCACGACGTGGTGGCGCACCGGGTGAGCCTGATGGTGGTTCATGCGACGGCGTTGCAGGCGGTGGCGTTGAAGGATCCGCAGAAGGCGGTGAAGAACGCGGCGCTGGTGGGCGACATGGGCCGGCAGGCGTTGACGGAGCTGCGCGAGATGCTGGGGGTGCTGCGTTCGCCGGTGTCGAAGCCGAAGGAGGAGCCGGCACCCGCGCCGGAGGCCCAGGCGGTCCAGGCGGCTCAGGCGGCCCGGGTGGCTCCCGCTGTGGAGGAGGCGGGGCCGTCGCTGGCGGATCTGGAGGCGCTGGTGGGTCAGTCCCGGGAGGCCGGGATGACGGTGGTGCTGTCGGTGCAGGGTGATCCGCGGCTGTATGCGCCGGTGGTGGAGCAGACGGCGTACCGGGTGGTGCAGGAGGCGTTGACGAACGTCCACAAGCACGCGGCGGGTGCGGAGACCTGGGTGCGGCTGGCTCACCGGGGCGGTGAGGTGGCGATGCAGGTGGAGAACGGTCCGTCGGACGCGGCGGCGCGCGACGCGGGGCTGCCGAGTGGTGGCAACGGCCTGGTGGGTATGCGGGAGCGGGTGACGGCGTTGGGCGGGGTGTTCGTCTCCGGTCCGACGGATGCGGGCGGTTTCCGGGTCTCCGCGGTGCTGCCCGCGTCGGGCTGA
- the glmU gene encoding bifunctional UDP-N-acetylglucosamine diphosphorylase/glucosamine-1-phosphate N-acetyltransferase GlmU, with translation MSANRPAAVVVLAAGEGTRMKSATPKVLHEICGRSLVGHVVAAARELDPANLVVVVGHAREQVAAHLGAIDAGVRTAVQYEQNGTGHAVRMALDELGGGVEGTVVVVCGDTPLLTGDTLTQLARTHAVDGNAVTVLTAEVPDSTGYGRIVRDEATGAVTAIVEHKDATDEQRAIREINSGVFAFDGQLLEEALGKVRTDNSQGEEYLTDVLGILREAGHRVGASVAADHREILGINNRVQLADARRLLNERLLERAMMAGVTVVDPASVLVDVTVTFERDAVVHPGTQLLGATHLAEGAEVGPNTRLKDTTVGAGARVDNSVAERAEVGESASVGPFAYLRPGTKLGPKSKAGTYVEMKNATVGEGTKVPHLSYVGDATIGDFTNIGAATVFVNYDGEAKHHSTIGSHCKTGSDNMFVAPVTVGDGAYTAAGSVITKDVPPGSLAVARGQQRNIEGWVARKRPGSAAAQAAQAAAEDGADES, from the coding sequence GTGAGCGCCAATCGCCCGGCCGCCGTCGTCGTACTCGCAGCGGGTGAGGGCACCCGCATGAAGTCGGCCACCCCCAAGGTTCTGCACGAGATCTGCGGGCGTTCGCTCGTCGGACACGTCGTCGCCGCCGCCCGTGAGCTGGACCCCGCGAACCTCGTCGTGGTGGTCGGCCACGCCCGTGAGCAGGTCGCCGCGCACCTCGGGGCGATCGATGCCGGGGTGCGCACCGCTGTTCAGTACGAGCAGAACGGCACCGGCCACGCCGTGCGCATGGCGCTGGACGAGCTCGGCGGCGGCGTGGAAGGGACCGTCGTCGTCGTGTGCGGCGACACTCCGCTACTGACCGGCGACACCCTGACCCAGCTCGCGCGGACGCATGCCGTCGACGGCAATGCCGTGACCGTGCTGACCGCCGAGGTGCCGGACTCGACCGGCTACGGGCGGATCGTGCGGGACGAGGCGACCGGTGCGGTGACCGCGATCGTGGAGCACAAGGACGCGACGGACGAGCAGCGGGCGATCCGGGAGATCAACTCCGGGGTGTTCGCGTTCGACGGGCAGCTGCTCGAAGAAGCGCTGGGCAAGGTGCGTACGGACAACAGCCAGGGCGAGGAGTACCTCACGGACGTCCTCGGCATCCTGCGCGAGGCGGGCCACCGGGTGGGTGCGTCGGTGGCCGCCGACCACCGGGAGATCCTGGGCATCAACAACCGTGTGCAGCTCGCGGACGCGCGCCGGCTGCTGAACGAACGGCTGCTGGAGCGGGCCATGATGGCCGGCGTGACGGTGGTGGACCCGGCGTCGGTGCTCGTCGACGTGACGGTGACCTTCGAGCGGGACGCGGTCGTGCACCCGGGTACGCAGCTGCTGGGTGCCACGCATCTCGCGGAGGGTGCGGAGGTGGGCCCGAACACGCGGCTGAAGGACACCACGGTCGGCGCGGGTGCGCGGGTGGACAACTCGGTGGCGGAGCGCGCCGAGGTCGGCGAGAGCGCCTCCGTGGGCCCGTTCGCGTATCTGCGGCCCGGGACGAAGCTGGGCCCGAAGTCCAAGGCCGGTACGTATGTGGAGATGAAGAACGCGACGGTCGGTGAGGGCACGAAGGTGCCGCACCTGTCGTACGTGGGCGACGCGACGATCGGTGACTTCACGAACATCGGCGCGGCGACGGTCTTCGTGAACTACGACGGCGAGGCCAAGCACCACTCGACGATCGGCTCGCACTGCAAGACCGGCTCGGACAACATGTTTGTTGCGCCTGTCACAGTCGGGGACGGCGCCTACACCGCCGCCGGCTCCGTGATCACCAAGGATGTGCCGCCCGGTTCACTGGCGGTTGCGCGCGGTCAGCAGCGGAATATCGAGGGTTGGGTGGCCCGTAAGCGTCCGGGTAGTGCGGCGGCGCAGGCGGCGCAGGCGGCGGCCGAGGACGGCGCCGACGAAAGCTGA